One Homo sapiens chromosome 3, GRCh38.p14 Primary Assembly genomic window carries:
- the IQCF5 gene encoding IQ domain-containing protein F5, with translation MGPEEKTIMTERSAAVFIQAWWRGMLVRRTLLHAALRAWIIQCWWRQVLEKLLAKRRRMVLEFYVQQEWAAVRLQSWVRMWCVRQRYCRLLNAVRIIQVYWRWHSCHSRVFIEGHYELKENQLNIQLEISLGLQACKVQQCIPLPLKE, from the exons ATGG GCCCAGAAGAGAAGACCATCATGACAGAAAGGTCTGCAGCTGTTTTcatccaggcctggtggcggggcATGCTGGTGCGACGCACACTGCTGCATGCAGCCCTCAGGGCTTGGATCATTCAGTGCTGGTGGAGGCAGGTGCTGGAGAAGCTGCTGGCAAAGAGGCGGAGGATGGTGTTGGAGTTCTATGTGCAGCAGGAATGGGCAGCAGTCAGGCTGCAGTCCTGGGTCCGCATGTGGTGTGTCCGCCAGCGTTACTGTCGTTTGCTCAACGCTGTCCGCATCATCCAGGTCTATTGGCGCTGGCACAGCTGCCATTCCCGTGTCTTTATTGAGGGCCACTATGAACTCAAAGAAAACCAACTTAATATTCAACTTGAAATCTCTTTGGGCTTACAGGCTTGTAAGGTGCAACAATGCATACCCCTTCCATTAAAAGAATGA
- the IQCF2 gene encoding IQ domain-containing protein F2 has translation MRVRFCTKGNLILVIIEDVEESIEWKTLQKKKQQKIKEKLRIRTKAAVKIQAWWRGTLVRRTLLHAALRAWIIQCWWRMTLSRVLEKKRQAALIAYATRERAVIKLQSLVRMWRVRWRYCQVLNAIYIIQGHWQCHNCQTCALLQGHCVVTATHLQFHIEIINS, from the exons ATGAGGGTTCGATTTTGT ACCAAAGGCAATTTAATTTTGGTTATAATTGAGGATGTTGAAGAAAGCATTGAATGGAAGACATTGCAGAAGAAGAAACAGCAGAAAATCAAG GAAAAACTTAGAATAAGAACAAAAGCAGCTGTAAAgatccaggcctggtggcggggcACCCTGGTGCGCAGGACACTGCTGCATGCAGCCCTCAGGGCCTGGATAATTCAGTGCTGGTGGCGGATGACGCTGTCGAGGGTGCTGGAGAAGAAACGGCAGGCAGCTCTGATCGCCTACGCAACCAGAGAGAGGGCAGTGATCAAGCTCCAGTCTTTGGTCCGTATGTGGCGTGTCCGCTGGCGATACTGCCAGGTGCTCAATGCCATCTACATCATCCAGGGCCACTGGCAATGCCACAACTGCCAGACCTGCGCTCTCCTCCAGGGCCACTGTGTGGTCACAGCCACTCACCTGCAGTTCCACATTGAGATCATCAACTCCTAA